In Xanthomonas theicola, a single genomic region encodes these proteins:
- a CDS encoding autotransporter domain-containing protein: MLGQDLRLGEHAVAGFAFGETHADGGPDGGLDRSQDRQVQGHAYVGALAGSAYPLAQLGTGRYQRQLDRSLLLGDIIVVASSRYDGRFLASG, from the coding sequence ATGCTGGGCCAGGACCTGCGCCTGGGCGAGCACGCGGTGGCCGGGTTCGCCTTCGGCGAGACCCACGCCGACGGCGGGCCCGACGGCGGCCTGGACCGCAGCCAGGATCGCCAGGTGCAAGGCCACGCCTATGTCGGCGCGCTTGCCGGCAGCGCCTACCCGCTGGCGCAATTGGGAACCGGCCGCTACCAGCGCCAGCTCGACCGCAGCCTGCTGCTCGGCGATATCATCGTCGTCGCCTCCAGCCGTTACGACGGACGCTTCCTGGCCAGTGGCTGA
- a CDS encoding PIG-L deacetylase family protein, with amino-acid sequence MAPVTAPPIHGDGTPESAWQRSPWLAALPQRRVEDLIAGARRLLVVSPHPDDEALGCGGAVACARRLRVPVRLIAVTDGEACYPDDPYWTPQRLRAVRRAELVAAARCLGLDAAAICHLRVPDGQVGQREFVLAERIHAQLHAGDLALTTWCGDGHPDHEATARAVRRAVAASDARMAEFPVWAWHWLDADARQPALHGAVRYTLDAADWQAKQQALRCFASQRGTAPPPVPAPILPPQVLQRFARRFEVFLA; translated from the coding sequence ATGGCGCCTGTGACCGCGCCGCCGATCCACGGCGACGGCACGCCCGAGTCGGCATGGCAGCGCTCGCCATGGCTGGCGGCGTTGCCGCAGCGCCGGGTCGAGGATCTGATCGCCGGTGCACGGCGGTTGCTGGTTGTGTCGCCGCATCCGGACGACGAGGCGCTGGGCTGCGGCGGTGCGGTCGCCTGCGCGCGGCGGCTGCGCGTGCCGGTGCGCCTGATCGCGGTGACCGACGGCGAAGCCTGCTATCCGGACGATCCGTACTGGACGCCGCAGCGCCTGCGCGCCGTGCGCCGCGCCGAACTGGTCGCCGCGGCGCGCTGCCTGGGCCTGGACGCCGCTGCGATCTGCCACCTGCGCGTCCCCGACGGCCAGGTCGGCCAGCGCGAGTTCGTGCTCGCCGAGCGCATCCATGCGCAGCTCCACGCCGGCGACCTGGCGCTGACCACCTGGTGCGGCGACGGCCACCCGGATCACGAGGCCACCGCGCGCGCGGTGCGCCGCGCCGTCGCCGCCAGCGACGCGCGCATGGCCGAGTTCCCGGTATGGGCCTGGCATTGGCTGGATGCCGATGCCCGACAGCCGGCCCTGCACGGCGCGGTCCGCTACACCCTGGACGCCGCCGACTGGCAGGCCAAGCAACAGGCGCTGCGCTGCTTCGCCTCGCAACGGGGCACGGCACCACCGCCGGTGCCGGCGCCGATCCTGCCGCCGCAGGTGCTGCAACGCTTCGCCCGCCGTTTCGAGGTCTTCCTGGCATGA
- a CDS encoding phosphatase PAP2 family protein produces MFAFDAMHLAHVRANAHSRGMSMWSAISNFGDAALTLPLAATCCLWLAIGGSGWRAAWTWLGLLAAAALLVGATKILYAGCGVEWRAIDFRVISGHTMLAAGVWPMACMLGTDGSGRPLASRLALACGFVLATAITTARAFDRAHSVSEVIVGLAVGALVTVCFLRWRGVPSVVPGRRPYALASLLLVSVAMYGQHAPIQRAIQKYSPYLCRGAASTSASLVLCPIFTGALLHPWRWPPWPLAGARHARAIQ; encoded by the coding sequence ATGTTCGCGTTCGATGCCATGCATCTGGCCCACGTCCGCGCCAACGCGCATTCCAGAGGAATGTCCATGTGGTCTGCCATCAGTAACTTCGGCGACGCGGCGCTGACCCTGCCGTTGGCCGCGACCTGTTGCCTGTGGCTGGCGATCGGCGGGTCCGGGTGGCGGGCCGCGTGGACATGGCTGGGGCTGTTGGCCGCGGCCGCGTTGCTGGTCGGTGCGACCAAGATCCTCTATGCGGGCTGCGGCGTGGAATGGCGCGCCATCGATTTCCGGGTCATCAGCGGCCACACCATGCTCGCCGCGGGCGTGTGGCCGATGGCCTGCATGCTGGGCACGGACGGCAGCGGCAGGCCGCTGGCATCGCGGCTGGCGCTGGCATGCGGCTTCGTGCTCGCCACCGCGATCACCACCGCGCGCGCGTTCGACCGGGCACATAGCGTGTCCGAGGTGATCGTCGGCCTGGCGGTCGGTGCGCTGGTCACCGTGTGTTTCCTGCGTTGGCGCGGCGTGCCGAGCGTGGTGCCGGGGCGCCGCCCGTACGCGCTCGCTTCACTGCTGTTGGTGAGCGTGGCCATGTACGGGCAGCACGCGCCGATCCAGAGGGCGATCCAGAAGTATTCGCCGTACCTGTGCCGCGGCGCCGCGTCCACATCGGCTTCGCTCGTCCTATGCCCGATCTTTACCGGCGCGCTGCTGCACCCGTGGCGTTGGCCGCCGTGGCCGCTTGCAGGAGCACGTCATGCCAGAGCAATCCAGTAG
- a CDS encoding nucleotide pyrophosphohydrolase, whose protein sequence is MPDSLHDLQTAQRAFAEARDWGQFHSPRNLAAALAVEAAELLEHFQWLDDAQSRRLADDKKAQVGSEIADVLLYLVQLCDKLGIDPIDAAQRKLQVNAARYPVERAKGRITKYTEL, encoded by the coding sequence ATGCCCGACAGCCTCCACGACCTGCAGACCGCCCAGCGCGCCTTTGCCGAGGCGCGCGACTGGGGCCAGTTCCACAGCCCGCGCAACCTGGCCGCTGCGCTGGCGGTCGAGGCCGCGGAACTGCTGGAGCATTTCCAGTGGCTGGACGACGCGCAGAGCCGGCGGCTCGCCGACGACAAGAAGGCCCAGGTCGGCAGCGAGATCGCCGACGTGCTGCTGTATCTGGTACAGCTGTGCGACAAGCTGGGCATCGATCCGATCGACGCGGCGCAGCGCAAGCTGCAGGTCAACGCGGCCAGATATCCGGTGGAGCGCGCCAAGGGCCGCATCACCAAGTACACCGAACTTTGA
- a CDS encoding glycosyltransferase — translation MIAVLVPAHDEEALIGACLRSLALAAQCTGLRGEVVQVFVALDRCSDGTAAIVAAHGAQAIALHAGNVGSARAAAAQAALDAGARWLACTDADSVVPANWLSAQLDCASDAFCGIVAVTDWDDYDTAMRDAYHAGACRSDDHPHVHGANLGVSAALYRRCGGFLPLAAHEDVALVEALVRVHARIARRAQPVVVTSARRVARARGGFSDYLKQMERSLAVSLLPAPGDALA, via the coding sequence GTGATCGCGGTCCTGGTTCCGGCGCACGACGAGGAAGCCCTGATCGGCGCCTGCCTGCGCTCGCTGGCGCTGGCGGCGCAATGCACCGGCCTGCGCGGCGAGGTGGTGCAGGTGTTCGTCGCACTGGACCGGTGCAGCGACGGCACCGCCGCGATCGTCGCCGCCCACGGGGCGCAGGCGATCGCGCTGCACGCCGGCAACGTCGGCAGCGCGCGCGCGGCGGCGGCGCAGGCCGCGCTGGATGCCGGTGCGCGCTGGCTGGCCTGCACCGACGCCGATTCGGTGGTGCCGGCGAACTGGCTGTCGGCGCAACTGGACTGCGCCAGCGACGCGTTCTGCGGCATCGTCGCTGTGACCGATTGGGACGACTACGACACGGCGATGCGCGACGCCTACCATGCCGGCGCATGCCGCAGCGACGACCACCCGCACGTGCACGGCGCCAATCTGGGCGTCAGCGCCGCGCTGTACCGGCGCTGCGGCGGGTTCCTGCCGCTGGCCGCGCACGAGGACGTGGCGCTGGTGGAGGCGCTGGTGCGCGTGCATGCGCGCATCGCGCGCCGCGCGCAGCCGGTGGTGGTCACCAGCGCCCGCCGCGTGGCGCGCGCGCGCGGCGGCTTCAGCGATTACCTGAAGCAGATGGAACGCAGCCTGGCCGTGTCGCTGTTGCCGGCGCCGGGCGACGCGCTGGCCTGA
- a CDS encoding zinc-dependent alcohol dehydrogenase, which translates to MQALTYHGTKDVRVETVPDPVLIEADDIVLRVTATAICGSDLHLYRGKIPDLHSGDVLGHEFMGVVEDVGPDVQRVKKGDRVVIPFVIACGECFHCRLTEYAACETSNTGKGAALNQKGIRPPAALFGYSHLYGGVAGGQAEYVRVPKANVGPLVVPDVLHDEQVLFLSDILPTGYQAALNAGVRQGSTVAIFGAGPVGLMTAACCRMLGAERIFMVDRYPYRLQFAQKTYGVLPLNFEEIDDPADIIVGQTDGRGVDASIDAVGFEAKGSTVETVMATLKLEGSSGTALRQCIAATRRGGTISVPGVYAGFIHGFLFGDAFDKGLSFKMGQTHVQRFMPELLEHIGAGRLAPGEIISHHMPLAQAADGYAVFDKKEQDCRKVVLTP; encoded by the coding sequence ATGCAAGCACTCACCTATCACGGCACCAAAGACGTGCGCGTGGAAACCGTTCCCGATCCGGTGCTGATCGAGGCCGACGACATCGTGCTGCGGGTCACCGCCACTGCGATCTGCGGTTCCGACCTGCACCTGTACCGCGGCAAGATTCCCGACCTGCACAGTGGCGATGTGCTGGGCCACGAGTTCATGGGCGTGGTCGAGGACGTCGGCCCAGACGTGCAGCGGGTGAAGAAGGGCGATCGCGTGGTGATCCCGTTCGTGATCGCCTGCGGCGAGTGCTTCCACTGCCGCCTGACCGAATACGCCGCCTGCGAGACCTCCAACACCGGCAAGGGCGCGGCGCTGAACCAGAAGGGCATCCGCCCGCCGGCCGCGCTGTTCGGCTACAGCCACCTGTACGGCGGCGTGGCCGGCGGCCAGGCCGAGTACGTGCGCGTGCCCAAGGCCAACGTCGGCCCGCTGGTGGTGCCGGACGTGCTGCACGACGAACAGGTGCTGTTCCTGTCCGACATCCTGCCCACCGGCTACCAGGCCGCGCTCAATGCCGGCGTGCGCCAGGGCAGCACGGTGGCGATTTTCGGCGCAGGCCCGGTGGGGCTGATGACCGCCGCGTGCTGCCGCATGCTCGGCGCCGAGCGCATTTTCATGGTCGACCGCTATCCGTACCGGCTACAGTTCGCGCAGAAGACCTATGGCGTGCTCCCGCTCAATTTCGAGGAGATCGACGATCCGGCCGACATCATCGTCGGCCAGACCGACGGCCGCGGCGTGGATGCGAGCATCGACGCGGTCGGCTTCGAGGCCAAGGGCAGCACGGTGGAGACGGTGATGGCCACGCTGAAGCTGGAAGGCAGCAGCGGCACCGCGCTGCGCCAGTGCATCGCGGCCACGCGCCGCGGCGGCACCATCAGCGTGCCCGGCGTGTATGCCGGCTTCATCCATGGCTTCCTGTTCGGCGATGCCTTCGACAAGGGGCTGAGCTTCAAGATGGGCCAGACCCACGTGCAGCGCTTCATGCCGGAGTTGCTGGAGCATATCGGTGCAGGCCGGCTGGCGCCGGGCGAGATCATCTCCCATCACATGCCGCTGGCGCAGGCCGCCGATGGCTATGCCGTCTTCGACAAGAAGGAGCAGGACTGCCGCAAGGTGGTCCTGACCCCGTGA
- a CDS encoding class I SAM-dependent methyltransferase: MNPVQQYFADIYRGDDPFGYRERWYEARKRELLLACLPRARFERAWELGCSNGELTAALAPRCATLLGTDLSARAVALAARRNAGNAHVRVQQAEHPRSWPQGRFDLIVFSEVGYYLPLPLLQECAQRLRDSLTAQGVLVACHWLHPFAQARMGGRAVHACLAQRLQRPRLLRYEDDDVLLEAWATTAYSVAAAEQLR, encoded by the coding sequence ATGAATCCGGTCCAGCAGTATTTCGCCGACATCTACCGCGGTGACGATCCGTTCGGCTACCGCGAACGCTGGTACGAGGCGCGCAAGCGCGAGTTGTTGCTGGCTTGCCTGCCGCGCGCGCGCTTCGAGCGCGCCTGGGAACTGGGCTGTTCCAACGGCGAGCTGACCGCGGCGCTGGCGCCGCGCTGCGCCACGCTGCTGGGCACCGACCTGTCCGCGCGTGCGGTGGCCCTGGCCGCGCGGCGCAATGCCGGCAACGCGCACGTGCGCGTACAGCAGGCAGAGCATCCGCGCAGTTGGCCCCAGGGCCGCTTCGACCTGATCGTGTTCAGCGAGGTCGGCTACTACCTGCCGTTGCCGCTGCTGCAGGAATGCGCGCAGCGCCTGCGCGATTCGCTGACTGCGCAAGGTGTGCTCGTCGCATGCCACTGGTTGCATCCGTTCGCCCAGGCGCGCATGGGCGGGCGCGCGGTGCACGCTTGCCTGGCGCAGCGCCTGCAGCGACCGCGGCTGCTGCGCTACGAGGACGACGACGTGCTGCTCGAAGCCTGGGCCACGACCGCGTATTCGGTCGCTGCCGCGGAGCAGCTGCGGTGA
- a CDS encoding autotransporter domain-containing protein, translating into MDSDGFRERGGDGFGLMAAAAAASRCQALAGLRAGYGWPGWALRGDAEWQQTLVAQGLDRQASFVGVDAWAPLVDLQPARSGGLFGVGIDRHCRAGALGVGYDRRFGPRGGDHAVSLRYRPGF; encoded by the coding sequence ATCGACAGCGACGGATTCCGCGAGCGGGGCGGCGACGGTTTCGGTCTCATGGCCGCGGCCGCGGCCGCCTCGCGCTGCCAGGCGCTGGCAGGCCTGCGCGCCGGTTACGGCTGGCCCGGCTGGGCCCTGCGCGGCGATGCCGAATGGCAGCAGACCCTGGTCGCGCAGGGGCTGGACCGGCAGGCCAGCTTCGTCGGCGTGGATGCCTGGGCGCCGCTGGTCGACCTGCAGCCGGCGCGGTCGGGCGGACTGTTCGGCGTCGGCATCGACAGGCACTGCAGAGCCGGCGCGCTGGGCGTCGGCTACGACCGGCGCTTCGGCCCGCGCGGCGGCGACCACGCGGTATCGCTGCGCTACCGTCCGGGGTTCTGA